One genomic region from Rosa rugosa chromosome 1, drRosRugo1.1, whole genome shotgun sequence encodes:
- the LOC133728032 gene encoding uncharacterized protein LOC133728032 — protein sequence MDRDRVFSSINSPPYFDGKDYSQWKVMMMAFLQSQEDKLWSIIEKGWIEPTKKETETSNPIPKPRGEWTVAEQSDHKCDTKARYSLFAALSDKERKRITNCPTAKASWELLQTTHEGNKKVKAQKLQSLVLEFEEMTMREDESVDDFHSRLINVTNQCHGLGDPILEHRIVKKFLHALPPSFEAKQIAIEEAQDLDSYSLDELVGNMKTFESKRRKGQKEKSIALSTLKKEEDPSDFNLEEFAVLTKYESETQSDHEEENVALVATTQNESSNESDDDEHSEEVATNKFQQLYKASKIMIGKTEELKDQLASCEKEKTGIAEKLQSCKKKWEFERNALVSQVETLQENLNAQIRLVNSLTSEKISLEKSFRDSQEKFPK from the exons ATGGACCGTGATAGAGTCTTTAGTTCCATTAACTCTCCTCCATATTTTGATGGGAAAGATTACTCTCAATGGAAAGTAATGATGATGGCTTTCCTGCAATCTCAAGAGGATAAGTTATGGAGCATTATAGAGAAGGGTTGGATAGAACCAACTAAAAAGGAAACTGAAACTTCAAATCCTATTCCTAAACCAAGAGGTGAGTGGACTGTTGCTGAGCAATCTGATCACAAATGTGATACTAAAGCTCGCTATAGCCTTTTCGCTGCCTTGTCggataaggaaagaaaaagaattacaaATTGTCCAACTGCTAAAGCTTCTTGGGAATTACTTCAAACCACTCATGAGGGTAACAAAAAGGTGAAGGCACAAAAACTTCAAAGCCTTGTGcttgaatttgaagaaatgactATGAGAGAGGATGAATCTGTTGATGACTTCCATAGTCGCCTCATCAATGTTACCAATCAATGTCATGGGTTGGGTGATCCTATTTTAGAGCATAGAATTGTGAAAAAGTTTCTTCATGCTCTTCCTCCTAGTTTTGAGGCTAAGCAAATTGCCATTGAGGAAGCTCAAGATCTTGATTCATACTCATTAGATGAGCTTGTGGGAAATATGAAAACCTTTGAGTCAAAAAGGAGAAAGGGTCAGAAAGAAAAATCAATTGCTTTAAGCactttgaaaaaagaagaagaccctTCTGATTTTAATCTAGAAGAATTTGCTGTTCTCACAAAATA TGAATCGGAAACTCAGTCCGACCATGAAGAGGAGAATGTTGCTCTTGTTGCTACCacccaaaatgagtcctcaaatgaatctgatgatgatgagcacTCTGAGGAGGTAGCCACTAACAAGTTCCAGCAGCTGTACAAAGCCTCAAAAATAATGATTGGAAAGACTGAGGAATTGAAGGATCAACTTGCTTcttgtgaaaaagaaaaaactgggATAGCAGAGAAGTTGCAATCCTGCAAGAAGAAGTGGGAATTTGAAAGAAATGCCTTGGTAAGTCAAGTGGAGACTCTGCAAGAGAACTTGAATGCTCAAATCAGGTTAGTCAATTCTCTAACTTCTGAAAAAATCTCTCTTGAAAAATCTTTCCGTGATTCTCAagaaaagtttccaaaatga
- the LOC133728012 gene encoding uncharacterized protein LOC133728012 — translation MTAVFHDMMGKEVEDYVDDLVVKSKTRSEHWGTLRKVLQICREYKLKMNPKKCGFGVSSARFLGFVVHSRGIDVDPSKVRAIASHPPPSNQKELKSFLGRLSYIRRFIPGLAAVIQAFTPLLKKGNKFTWDAECKEAYLKVQQLITKLPTMKAPIPGVPLKLYLASTNAAVGALLAQDSEAGEEFPIYNVSKLLRGAETRYPKAERLCLALVYAAQRLRHYFLAHKLQLMVKTDLVRYLLTKLVLSGRLARWLLQLSEFDIVCTTPRAIKGQAVIDMITLFPEEGGFDVSHDILGELPGMTAVVEEEEPWTLHFDGSATANGGGAGIVLVDPKGHAKPLSFKLNFSCTNNVAEYEAFIAGLATAHELRVKKIRVIGDSNLVISQLKGDFAVKEVTLAPYRTLAERLIKKFEQITLEHIPGSTNRYADALATLGSKLSFTREQPNITVIQNNKPCVEAMIFSSPSSEKDWREGVKGEMAQLDKEDRLRTLGDYSLIFGELYKRLPGGVLARCVDEEEA, via the coding sequence ATGACGGCAGTGTTCCATGACATGATGGGAAAAGAAGTGGAGGATTACGTCGACGATCTGGTGGTGAAATCTAAGACTAGAAGTGAGCATTGGGGTACCTTGAGGAAAGTACTACAAATATGCAGAGAATATAAGCTGAAGATGAATCCAAAAAAATGTGGATTTGGGGTGTCTTCGGCGAGGTTTCTTGGTTTCGTGGTACATAGTAGAGGCATTGATGTTGATCCCAGCAAGGTCCGGGCCATTGCATCTCATCCACCACCCTCGAATCAGAAAGAATTGAAGAGTTTCCTAGGAAGATTGTCTTACATAAGACGCTTCATACCTGGTTTGGCTGCTGTAATCCAAGCATTCACACCCCTGTTGAAAAAGGGGAACAAATTTACGTGGGACGCTGAATGCAAGGAGGCTTACTTAAAGGTTCAGCAGCTTATCACCAAGCTCCCAACCATGAAAGCACCAATTCCAGGCGTCCCCTTAAAACTGTATTTGGCCTCCACCAATGCAGCAGTGGGAGCATTATTAGCACAGGACAGTGAAGCTGGGGAAGAATTTCCTATTTACAATGTGAGCAAGCTTTTGAGAGGGGCTGAAACACGCTACCCTAAGGCAGAAAGGCTTTGTTTAGCACTTGTCTATGCAGCACAAAGATTACGTCACTATTTTTTGGCCCACAAGCTTCAACTTATGGTGAAGACTGATTTGGTCAGATATTTGCTGACGAAACTAGTGCTATCAGGGCGGTTAGCAAGATGGCTGCTCCAGTTGTCTGAGTTCGACATTGTATGTACGACACCGAGGGCTATCAAGGGGCAGGCCGTCATCGACATGATCACCCTCTTCCCAGAAGAAGGAGGATTCGATGTTTCTCATGACATACTTGGAGAGTTACCTGGGATGACAGCAGTGGTTGAAGAAGAGGAGCCTTGGACCCTTCACTTCGACGGGTCAGCCACGGCTAACGGAGGAGGAGCTGGAATTGTACTTGTGGACCCTAAGGGGCATGCCAAGCCCCTTTCATTCAAGCTAAACTTCTCATGCACTAATAATGTGGCAGAGTATGAAGCTTTTATTGCTGGGCTTGCAACTGCACATGAATTGAGAGTCAAGAAAATCAGAGTCATCGGAGATTCAAACTTAGTCATCAGCCAATTGAAGGGAGATTTTGCGGTGAAAGAAGTGACCTTGGCACCCTATAGAACTTTGGCAGAAAGGTTAATCAAGAAGTTTGAGCAGATAACTCTTGAGCACATTCCCGGCAGCACTAACAGATATGCGGACGCTTTGGCTACCCTTGGTTCCAAGCTTTCATTCACAAGGGAGCAACCCAACATCACGGTAATTCAAAATAACAAGCCATGTGTAGAAGCTATGATTTTCTCAAGCCCATCAAGTGAGAAAGATTGGCGAGAAGGTGTCAAGGGCGAGATGGCTCAGTTAGACAAGGAAGATAGACTCAGAACACTAGGAGATTATAGTTTGATATTTGGGGAATTATACAAGCGCCTTCCTGGAGGAGTTTTAGCCCGCTGtgtagatgaagaagaagcttga